In Primulina huaijiensis isolate GDHJ02 chromosome 6, ASM1229523v2, whole genome shotgun sequence, a single window of DNA contains:
- the LOC140978135 gene encoding leucine--tRNA ligase, chloroplastic/mitochondrial isoform X2, which produces MGSNEARLNWPIQFTAQLNSINVCSSSSFTPHTQSSVLTVPWRPRQMLTQTQPSPWIQFSAPPPSDSLLLRRKLRLQYRRSCVASCRLRTSNCVVYGTSINGLVQEEVEETDTQKENESRRAYPFQEIEANWQRYWEENKTFRTPDEIDTSKPKFYVLDMFPYPSGAGLHVGHPLGYSATDILARLKRMQGFNVLHPMGWDAFGLPAEQYAIELKLLGFSYDWDREISTTEPEYYKWTQWIFLQLLKRGLAYQAEVPVNWCPALGTVLANEEVVDGVSERGGHPVIRKPMRQWMLKITAYADRLLEDLDDLDWPESVKEMQKNWIGRSEGAELQFHVLDDDEPERDLKITVYTTRPDTIFGATYLVLAPEHELLSSIVSNAKSQDVKEYIEMASRKSDLERTELQKEKTGVFTGCYAINPVNDEAIPIWVADYVLGSYGTGAIMAVPAHDARDREFALKYKLPIYEVVTPGNSSFSYLNKAYTGEGTIVNSSSSRSGLNINGLNSKDAASRVIEWLEITGNGMKKVNYKLRDWLFARQRYWGEPIPVIFPDDTGEVKPISEAELPLTLPELDDFTPTGTGEPPLTKALSWVKTIDSTSGRPARRETNTMPQWAGSCWYYLRFMDPSNSLALVDKEKEKYWSPVDVYVGGAEHAVLHLLYARFWHKVLFDIGVVSTKEPFKCVINQGIILGEVQYLAFKDPDGNLVSADLVDPMGKFSQESITEDQIIKSGDSFVLKGNPGIRLIARAYKMSKSRGNVINPDDVVAEYGADSLRLYEMFMGPFRDSKTWSTSGIEGVHRFLARVWRLIVGSPSPDGKFRDGTVDLDGEPTVEQLSILHRCISKVTEEIEGTRFNTGISAMMEFTNAAYKWEKLPRSIVEDFVLLLSPYAPHIAEELWSRLGHSSSLAYKPFPKVNAAFLKESTVVLPVQINGKTRGTIEVEVTCTEEDAFKLASLDSKLSKFLSGKTIKKRIYVPNKILNVILVPEGSKVAR; this is translated from the exons ATGGGGTCCAATGAAGCCCGATTAAACTGGCCCATTCAATTTACGGCCCAGCTAAACTCTATAAATGtatgttcttcttcttctttcaccCCACACACCCAATCCTCAGTTCTCACAGTTCCCTGGAGACCTCGCCAAATGCTCACACAAACACAACCGTCTCCGTGGATTCAGTTCTCGGCACCGCCACCTTCTGATTCTCTCCTTCTCCGCAGAAAATTACGTCTGCAGTATCGCCGTTCTTGTGTAGCATCTTGCAGACTCCGAACATCCAATTGCGTTGTTTATGGTACAAGTATTAATGGGCTAGTACAAGAAGAAGTTGAGGAAACTGATACCCAAAAAGAGAATGAATCGAGAAGAGCATACCCTTTTCAAGAAATAGAGGCTAACTGGCAGCGATACTGGGAGGAGAACAAGACTTTTCGGACGCCTGATGAGATTGATACCTCCAAGCCTAAATTCTATGTTCTCGACATGTTCCCTTATCCGAG TGGGGCTGGTTTACATGTTGGCCACCCTCTTGGATATTCTGCTACTGATATCCTTGCAAGACTTAAACGGATGCAGGGTTTCAATGTGTTGCATCCAATGGGTTGGGATGCATTCGGTTTACCTGCTGAGCAATATGCCATTGAG CTCAAATTGTTAGGCTTCTCATATGACTGGGATCGAGAAATTTCCACCACAGAGCCTGAGTATTATAAATGGACACAGTGGATATTTTTGCAGCTTTTGAAGAGAGGATTGGCATATCAG GCTGAAGTTCCTGTCAACTGGTGCCCTGCACTTGGCACTGTGCTGGCAAATGAAGAGGTGGTGGATGGTGTAAGTGAGCGTGGGGGCCACCCTGTAATAAGAAAa CCAATGCGGCAATGGATGCTGAAGATTACTGCATATGCTGATCGCCTTCTTGAAGATTTAGATGATCTTGACTGGCCAGAAAGTGTTAAGGAAATGCAGAAGAATTGGATTGGCAGATCAGAAGGAGCAGAGCTTCAATTTCATGTCCTTGACGATGATGAACCGGAAAGAGATCTTAAAATCACTGTTTATACAACGAGGCCTGACACGATCTTTGGGGCGAC CTACTTAGTCCTTGCACCAGAACACGAGCTGTTGTCGTCCATTGTATCCAATGCCAAAAGCCAAGAT GTGAAAGAATACATTGAAATGGCTTCTAGAAAGAGTGATCTCGAAAGGACTGAGCTCCAAAAGGAAAAGACCGGGGTCTTCACTGGTTGCTATGCAATAAATCCAGTTAATGACGAGGCTATTCCAATTTGGGTTGCTGATTATGTTTTGGGAAG CTATGGGACAGGAGCAATAATGGCTGTACCTGCGCATGATGCACGTGACCGAGAGTTTGCTTTGAAGTACAAGCTTCCAATATATGAGGTAGTGACACCGGGTAACAGCAGTTTCAGTTACTTGAACAAGGCTTACACTGGTGAAGGTACTATCGTAAATTCATCAAGTTCAAGATCAGGGCTCAACATTAATGGTCTAAATAGCAAAGATGCTGCTTCTAGAGTCATTGAGTGGCTTGAAATTACTGGAAATGGGATGAAAAAG GTTAACTATAAGTTAAGGGACTGGCTTTTTGCCAGGCAACGTTATTGGGGAGAGCCTATCCCAGTCATTTTCCCAGACGATACAGGTGAAGTCAAACCTATATCCGAAGCTGAGCTACCTCTTACCCTTCCCGAGTTGGATGATTTTACTCCTACTGGAACAGGGGAACCACCACTCACAAAGGCTCTCTCTTGG GTAAAAACAATTGATTCTACCTCTGGCAGGCCTGCTCGACGAGAAACAAACACAATGCCGCAGTGGGCTGGCTCTTGCTG GTACTATCTGAGGTTTATGGATCCTTCAAATTCTCTGGCATTGGTGgacaaggaaaaagaaaa GTATTGGAGCCCTGTTGATGTGTATGTTGGTGGTGCTGAGCATGCCGTTCTTCATTTGCTTtatgctagattttggcacaaG GTTCTCTTTGATATCGGAGTTGTGTCAACAAAGGAACCTTTTAAATGCGTCATAAACCAGGGAATAATACTCGGTGAA GTGCAATATCTGGCATTTAAGGATCCTGATGGGAATTTGGTGTCTGCTGACTTGGTCGACCCAATGGGTAAATTTAGTCAAGAAAGCATAACTGAGGACCAG ATCATAAAGTCTGGTGATTCTTTTGTGCTTAAAGGCAATCCTGGTATCCGCTTAATTGCCCGTGCTTACAAGATGAGTAAAAGTAGGGGAAATGTCATTAATCCTGATGATGTCGTTGCTGAGTATGGTGCGGATTCTCTTCGATTATATGAAATGTTCATGGGTCCATTTAG AGACTCGAAAACATGGAGTACTAGTGGTATCGAAGGTGTTCACCGTTTTCTGGCCAGAGTGTGGAGATTGATTGTTGGTTCTCCATCCCCCGATGGTAAATTCAGAGATGGAACAGTTGATTTAGATGGGGAACCTACTGTTGAACAACTCAGTATTCTTCATAGATGTATCAGTAAG GTAACTGAAGAAATTGAAGGAACACGGTTCAATACTGGAATTTCTGCTATGATGGAATTCACAAATGCGGCATATAAG TGGGAGAAACTACCAAGATCCATTGTGGAAGATTTTGTTTTGTTGCTTTCACCCTATGCACCACACATTGCTGAGGAGCTGTGGTCCCGTCTTGGACACTCAAGTTCACTGGCTTACAAGCCTTTCCCCAAG GTGAATGCTGCTTTCTTGAAGGAGTCGACTGTGGTGCTACCTGTACAGATAAACGGTAAGACCAGAGGAACCATAGAGGTTGAAGTAACTTGCACAGAAGAAGATGCCTTTAAACTTGCTTCACTGGATTCAAAACTGTCCAAGTTTCTGTCTGGGAAAACGATCAAAAAGAGAATATATGTTCCCAATAAGATTTTGAACGTTATTTTGGTTCCTGAAGGCTCCAAGGTGGCTCGGTAA
- the LOC140978135 gene encoding leucine--tRNA ligase, chloroplastic/mitochondrial isoform X1 has protein sequence MGSNEARLNWPIQFTAQLNSINVCSSSSFTPHTQSSVLTVPWRPRQMLTQTQPSPWIQFSAPPPSDSLLLRRKLRLQYRRSCVASCRLRTSNCVVYGTSINGLVQEEVEETDTQKENESRRAYPFQEIEANWQRYWEENKTFRTPDEIDTSKPKFYVLDMFPYPSGAGLHVGHPLGYSATDILARLKRMQGFNVLHPMGWDAFGLPAEQYAIETGAHPKFTTMKNIDRFRSQLKLLGFSYDWDREISTTEPEYYKWTQWIFLQLLKRGLAYQAEVPVNWCPALGTVLANEEVVDGVSERGGHPVIRKPMRQWMLKITAYADRLLEDLDDLDWPESVKEMQKNWIGRSEGAELQFHVLDDDEPERDLKITVYTTRPDTIFGATYLVLAPEHELLSSIVSNAKSQDVKEYIEMASRKSDLERTELQKEKTGVFTGCYAINPVNDEAIPIWVADYVLGSYGTGAIMAVPAHDARDREFALKYKLPIYEVVTPGNSSFSYLNKAYTGEGTIVNSSSSRSGLNINGLNSKDAASRVIEWLEITGNGMKKVNYKLRDWLFARQRYWGEPIPVIFPDDTGEVKPISEAELPLTLPELDDFTPTGTGEPPLTKALSWVKTIDSTSGRPARRETNTMPQWAGSCWYYLRFMDPSNSLALVDKEKEKYWSPVDVYVGGAEHAVLHLLYARFWHKVLFDIGVVSTKEPFKCVINQGIILGEVQYLAFKDPDGNLVSADLVDPMGKFSQESITEDQIIKSGDSFVLKGNPGIRLIARAYKMSKSRGNVINPDDVVAEYGADSLRLYEMFMGPFRDSKTWSTSGIEGVHRFLARVWRLIVGSPSPDGKFRDGTVDLDGEPTVEQLSILHRCISKVTEEIEGTRFNTGISAMMEFTNAAYKWEKLPRSIVEDFVLLLSPYAPHIAEELWSRLGHSSSLAYKPFPKVNAAFLKESTVVLPVQINGKTRGTIEVEVTCTEEDAFKLASLDSKLSKFLSGKTIKKRIYVPNKILNVILVPEGSKVAR, from the exons ATGGGGTCCAATGAAGCCCGATTAAACTGGCCCATTCAATTTACGGCCCAGCTAAACTCTATAAATGtatgttcttcttcttctttcaccCCACACACCCAATCCTCAGTTCTCACAGTTCCCTGGAGACCTCGCCAAATGCTCACACAAACACAACCGTCTCCGTGGATTCAGTTCTCGGCACCGCCACCTTCTGATTCTCTCCTTCTCCGCAGAAAATTACGTCTGCAGTATCGCCGTTCTTGTGTAGCATCTTGCAGACTCCGAACATCCAATTGCGTTGTTTATGGTACAAGTATTAATGGGCTAGTACAAGAAGAAGTTGAGGAAACTGATACCCAAAAAGAGAATGAATCGAGAAGAGCATACCCTTTTCAAGAAATAGAGGCTAACTGGCAGCGATACTGGGAGGAGAACAAGACTTTTCGGACGCCTGATGAGATTGATACCTCCAAGCCTAAATTCTATGTTCTCGACATGTTCCCTTATCCGAG TGGGGCTGGTTTACATGTTGGCCACCCTCTTGGATATTCTGCTACTGATATCCTTGCAAGACTTAAACGGATGCAGGGTTTCAATGTGTTGCATCCAATGGGTTGGGATGCATTCGGTTTACCTGCTGAGCAATATGCCATTGAG ACTGGGGCACACCCAAAATTcacaacaatgaaaaatattgaccGATTCCGCTCCCAG CTCAAATTGTTAGGCTTCTCATATGACTGGGATCGAGAAATTTCCACCACAGAGCCTGAGTATTATAAATGGACACAGTGGATATTTTTGCAGCTTTTGAAGAGAGGATTGGCATATCAG GCTGAAGTTCCTGTCAACTGGTGCCCTGCACTTGGCACTGTGCTGGCAAATGAAGAGGTGGTGGATGGTGTAAGTGAGCGTGGGGGCCACCCTGTAATAAGAAAa CCAATGCGGCAATGGATGCTGAAGATTACTGCATATGCTGATCGCCTTCTTGAAGATTTAGATGATCTTGACTGGCCAGAAAGTGTTAAGGAAATGCAGAAGAATTGGATTGGCAGATCAGAAGGAGCAGAGCTTCAATTTCATGTCCTTGACGATGATGAACCGGAAAGAGATCTTAAAATCACTGTTTATACAACGAGGCCTGACACGATCTTTGGGGCGAC CTACTTAGTCCTTGCACCAGAACACGAGCTGTTGTCGTCCATTGTATCCAATGCCAAAAGCCAAGAT GTGAAAGAATACATTGAAATGGCTTCTAGAAAGAGTGATCTCGAAAGGACTGAGCTCCAAAAGGAAAAGACCGGGGTCTTCACTGGTTGCTATGCAATAAATCCAGTTAATGACGAGGCTATTCCAATTTGGGTTGCTGATTATGTTTTGGGAAG CTATGGGACAGGAGCAATAATGGCTGTACCTGCGCATGATGCACGTGACCGAGAGTTTGCTTTGAAGTACAAGCTTCCAATATATGAGGTAGTGACACCGGGTAACAGCAGTTTCAGTTACTTGAACAAGGCTTACACTGGTGAAGGTACTATCGTAAATTCATCAAGTTCAAGATCAGGGCTCAACATTAATGGTCTAAATAGCAAAGATGCTGCTTCTAGAGTCATTGAGTGGCTTGAAATTACTGGAAATGGGATGAAAAAG GTTAACTATAAGTTAAGGGACTGGCTTTTTGCCAGGCAACGTTATTGGGGAGAGCCTATCCCAGTCATTTTCCCAGACGATACAGGTGAAGTCAAACCTATATCCGAAGCTGAGCTACCTCTTACCCTTCCCGAGTTGGATGATTTTACTCCTACTGGAACAGGGGAACCACCACTCACAAAGGCTCTCTCTTGG GTAAAAACAATTGATTCTACCTCTGGCAGGCCTGCTCGACGAGAAACAAACACAATGCCGCAGTGGGCTGGCTCTTGCTG GTACTATCTGAGGTTTATGGATCCTTCAAATTCTCTGGCATTGGTGgacaaggaaaaagaaaa GTATTGGAGCCCTGTTGATGTGTATGTTGGTGGTGCTGAGCATGCCGTTCTTCATTTGCTTtatgctagattttggcacaaG GTTCTCTTTGATATCGGAGTTGTGTCAACAAAGGAACCTTTTAAATGCGTCATAAACCAGGGAATAATACTCGGTGAA GTGCAATATCTGGCATTTAAGGATCCTGATGGGAATTTGGTGTCTGCTGACTTGGTCGACCCAATGGGTAAATTTAGTCAAGAAAGCATAACTGAGGACCAG ATCATAAAGTCTGGTGATTCTTTTGTGCTTAAAGGCAATCCTGGTATCCGCTTAATTGCCCGTGCTTACAAGATGAGTAAAAGTAGGGGAAATGTCATTAATCCTGATGATGTCGTTGCTGAGTATGGTGCGGATTCTCTTCGATTATATGAAATGTTCATGGGTCCATTTAG AGACTCGAAAACATGGAGTACTAGTGGTATCGAAGGTGTTCACCGTTTTCTGGCCAGAGTGTGGAGATTGATTGTTGGTTCTCCATCCCCCGATGGTAAATTCAGAGATGGAACAGTTGATTTAGATGGGGAACCTACTGTTGAACAACTCAGTATTCTTCATAGATGTATCAGTAAG GTAACTGAAGAAATTGAAGGAACACGGTTCAATACTGGAATTTCTGCTATGATGGAATTCACAAATGCGGCATATAAG TGGGAGAAACTACCAAGATCCATTGTGGAAGATTTTGTTTTGTTGCTTTCACCCTATGCACCACACATTGCTGAGGAGCTGTGGTCCCGTCTTGGACACTCAAGTTCACTGGCTTACAAGCCTTTCCCCAAG GTGAATGCTGCTTTCTTGAAGGAGTCGACTGTGGTGCTACCTGTACAGATAAACGGTAAGACCAGAGGAACCATAGAGGTTGAAGTAACTTGCACAGAAGAAGATGCCTTTAAACTTGCTTCACTGGATTCAAAACTGTCCAAGTTTCTGTCTGGGAAAACGATCAAAAAGAGAATATATGTTCCCAATAAGATTTTGAACGTTATTTTGGTTCCTGAAGGCTCCAAGGTGGCTCGGTAA
- the LOC140978671 gene encoding WRKY transcription factor 6-like isoform X1, with protein MGKGWGLTIENPDQAAFLGSQAAKHSFEANHLIPGFDRRKVGLIMFPVNSSCKEEQATASSGADQRLELGELDFFSDQKRRLVNDCGPFVKKEDSNADVNVSICSITTGLQLVTGKTGSDQSTVDDGMCFDAEDKRAKYEVAQLQIELDRMNAENHRLRGMLAESCHSYTGLQMHLAALMQHQQNSTAPNSQKHLHEISDRNSEEKKKENRGVLMAPRQFSDLSPGAVNKLASDVCSNSSSEEKPRSGSPHVTELLARSKRIGPEESPELEDGAPNKVPKLYPPKLDQSNDATMRKARVSVRARSEAPVIPDGCQWRKYGQKMAKGNPCPRAYYRCTMAVGCPVRKQIQRCAADQTILVTTYEGTHNHPLPPTAMAMASTTSAAADMLLSGSMPSSDVLMNPNFLARNMVPCSSNVATISASAPFPTITLDLTQSPNSMQLQRPQALFQVPFPIPPHQNIASMSTPPIPQILGQVMYNESKFSGLQMSEDGQSRQHPQLHPVGNHPLFEDTLSATTAAIAADPNFTTALAAAISSIIGGTSHPNNSKGNANTSASPQNK; from the exons atgggaaaaggatGGGGTCTTACCATCGAAAATCCTGATCAGGCAGCTTTTTTAGGGAGCCAGGCTGCCAAACATAGTTTCGAAGCCAACCATCTAATCCCAGGGTTCGATCGTCGAAAGGTCGGTTTGATTATGTTTCCTGTTAATTCCAGTTGTAAGGAAGAACAAGCTACGGCTTCGTCCGGTGCTGATCAGCGGTTGGAGTTAGGTGAATTAGACTTCTTCTCTGATCAGAAGAGAAGGCTTGTTAATGACTGCGGTCCTTTCGTGAAGAAGGAAGATTCAAATGCGGACGTGAATGTTAGCATTTGTTCAATTACT ACTGGTTTGCAACTTGTGACTGGAAAAACTGGAAGTGATCAATCTACGGTGGATGATGGGATGTGCTTCGACGCAGAAGATAAACGAGCCAAATATGAG GTAGCTCAGCTTCAAATCGAGCTCGACAGAATGAACGCTGAAAATCACAGGTTACGAGGGATGCTTGCTGAAAGTTGTCACAGTTACACCGGCCTGCAGATGCATCTTGCCGCGTTGATGCAACACCAACAAAATTCGACAGCTCCGAACTCACAGAAACACTTACACGAG ATTTCTGACAGAAATTCTGaagagaagaaaaaagaaaatagaggGGTGCTGATGGCTCCTAGACAGTTCTCAGACCTGTCCCCTGGTGCCGTCAACAAATTAGCCAGTGATGTATGTTCTAACTCATCATCAGAGGAAAAACCTCGGTCAGGATCCCCACACGTCACGGAACTATTGGCGAGGAGCAAGAGGATTGGCCCGGAGGAGAGCCCAGAATTGGAAGACGGGGCTCCGAACAAGGTTCCCAAGTTGTATCCCCCCAAGCTTGATCAGTCCAACGATGCCACGATGAGGAAAGCTCGTGTCTCAGTTCGAGCACGATCCGAAGCTCCTGTG ATTCCAGATGGATGTCAATGGAGAAAGTACGGGCAGAAGATGGCTAAGGGTAATCCATGTCCACGAGCATATTATAGGTGCACCATGGCAGTCGGTTGTCCAGTACGCAAACAA ATCCAGAGGTGCGCAGCAGACCAAACAATCTTGGTGACAACCTACGAGGGAACACATAACCACCCACTGCCTCCCACAGCCATGGCCATGGCCTCCACCACATCAGCGGCGGCGGACATGCTTCTCTCAGGCTCCATGCCAAGCTCCGACGTGTTGATGAACCCAAATTTTCTAGCAAGAAACATGGTTCCATGTTCATCGAATGTGGCTACAATCTCCGCTTCAGCTCCATTTCCAACAATCACACTTGACCTTACACAATCTCCAAACTCAATGCAATTGCAAAGACCACAAGCGCTATTCCAGGTCCCATTTCCGATTCCTCCCCATCAAAACATCGCCTCCATGTCGACCCCGCCGATTCCTCAGATATTAGGCCAAGTCATGTACAATGAGTCCAAGTTTTCGGGTCTCCAAATGTCTGAAGACGGTCAATCGCGGCAGCATCCACAACTTCATCCTGTGGGGAATCACCCATTATTCGAGGACACCCTCAGCGCCACAACGGCGGCAATCGCAGCCGATCCCAACTTCACCACCGCTCTTGCTGCCGCCATCTCCTCAATCATCGGTGGAACATCTCACCCAAATAACTCTAAAGGCAACGCAAATACCTCTGCCAGCCCACAAAACAAATAG
- the LOC140978671 gene encoding WRKY transcription factor 6-like isoform X2, protein MGKGWGLTIENPDQAAFLGSQAAKHSFEANHLIPGFDRRKVGLIMFPVNSSCKEEQATASSGADQRLELGELDFFSDQKRRLVNDCGPFVKKEDSNADVNTGLQLVTGKTGSDQSTVDDGMCFDAEDKRAKYEVAQLQIELDRMNAENHRLRGMLAESCHSYTGLQMHLAALMQHQQNSTAPNSQKHLHEISDRNSEEKKKENRGVLMAPRQFSDLSPGAVNKLASDVCSNSSSEEKPRSGSPHVTELLARSKRIGPEESPELEDGAPNKVPKLYPPKLDQSNDATMRKARVSVRARSEAPVIPDGCQWRKYGQKMAKGNPCPRAYYRCTMAVGCPVRKQIQRCAADQTILVTTYEGTHNHPLPPTAMAMASTTSAAADMLLSGSMPSSDVLMNPNFLARNMVPCSSNVATISASAPFPTITLDLTQSPNSMQLQRPQALFQVPFPIPPHQNIASMSTPPIPQILGQVMYNESKFSGLQMSEDGQSRQHPQLHPVGNHPLFEDTLSATTAAIAADPNFTTALAAAISSIIGGTSHPNNSKGNANTSASPQNK, encoded by the exons atgggaaaaggatGGGGTCTTACCATCGAAAATCCTGATCAGGCAGCTTTTTTAGGGAGCCAGGCTGCCAAACATAGTTTCGAAGCCAACCATCTAATCCCAGGGTTCGATCGTCGAAAGGTCGGTTTGATTATGTTTCCTGTTAATTCCAGTTGTAAGGAAGAACAAGCTACGGCTTCGTCCGGTGCTGATCAGCGGTTGGAGTTAGGTGAATTAGACTTCTTCTCTGATCAGAAGAGAAGGCTTGTTAATGACTGCGGTCCTTTCGTGAAGAAGGAAGATTCAAATGCGGACGTGAAT ACTGGTTTGCAACTTGTGACTGGAAAAACTGGAAGTGATCAATCTACGGTGGATGATGGGATGTGCTTCGACGCAGAAGATAAACGAGCCAAATATGAG GTAGCTCAGCTTCAAATCGAGCTCGACAGAATGAACGCTGAAAATCACAGGTTACGAGGGATGCTTGCTGAAAGTTGTCACAGTTACACCGGCCTGCAGATGCATCTTGCCGCGTTGATGCAACACCAACAAAATTCGACAGCTCCGAACTCACAGAAACACTTACACGAG ATTTCTGACAGAAATTCTGaagagaagaaaaaagaaaatagaggGGTGCTGATGGCTCCTAGACAGTTCTCAGACCTGTCCCCTGGTGCCGTCAACAAATTAGCCAGTGATGTATGTTCTAACTCATCATCAGAGGAAAAACCTCGGTCAGGATCCCCACACGTCACGGAACTATTGGCGAGGAGCAAGAGGATTGGCCCGGAGGAGAGCCCAGAATTGGAAGACGGGGCTCCGAACAAGGTTCCCAAGTTGTATCCCCCCAAGCTTGATCAGTCCAACGATGCCACGATGAGGAAAGCTCGTGTCTCAGTTCGAGCACGATCCGAAGCTCCTGTG ATTCCAGATGGATGTCAATGGAGAAAGTACGGGCAGAAGATGGCTAAGGGTAATCCATGTCCACGAGCATATTATAGGTGCACCATGGCAGTCGGTTGTCCAGTACGCAAACAA ATCCAGAGGTGCGCAGCAGACCAAACAATCTTGGTGACAACCTACGAGGGAACACATAACCACCCACTGCCTCCCACAGCCATGGCCATGGCCTCCACCACATCAGCGGCGGCGGACATGCTTCTCTCAGGCTCCATGCCAAGCTCCGACGTGTTGATGAACCCAAATTTTCTAGCAAGAAACATGGTTCCATGTTCATCGAATGTGGCTACAATCTCCGCTTCAGCTCCATTTCCAACAATCACACTTGACCTTACACAATCTCCAAACTCAATGCAATTGCAAAGACCACAAGCGCTATTCCAGGTCCCATTTCCGATTCCTCCCCATCAAAACATCGCCTCCATGTCGACCCCGCCGATTCCTCAGATATTAGGCCAAGTCATGTACAATGAGTCCAAGTTTTCGGGTCTCCAAATGTCTGAAGACGGTCAATCGCGGCAGCATCCACAACTTCATCCTGTGGGGAATCACCCATTATTCGAGGACACCCTCAGCGCCACAACGGCGGCAATCGCAGCCGATCCCAACTTCACCACCGCTCTTGCTGCCGCCATCTCCTCAATCATCGGTGGAACATCTCACCCAAATAACTCTAAAGGCAACGCAAATACCTCTGCCAGCCCACAAAACAAATAG